The Bdellovibrio sp. ZAP7 DNA segment AACAAATCACTGACAACTTCACGTTGCCAGCTTTTGCTTACAGGGGAGACCTTTTGCGGCTGTCTCATTCTGATAAGAGCCTTTTTATTTGCAGCTTGAGCTGCAGAAAGCCCCATAAAAAGCGTCAGAACTACCATTACAACAACTTTGAACTTGGACAACATCACAGCATACCCTTTCGTTCGTACTCAATGAGTAACCATTTCAAGGGCCGTGCCTGATCTCAGAATGAGACGCGAACTATTCCTCGATATGATCCCAGAGCTTAAACTCACGGGAGCCAACAGCCTGAGGCAGACTGAACAAAGCCTGGGTCCACGCAACTGCATCTTGCGCTGTTGCTTCCGGCGCATGGTTCGCGATCTGGGTGATGGGCACCTCAACGCGACGATTGAAATCGGGAACCTCTTCATTTTTGGCGTGAATCACAATAAAGCCACGACATAGATTTGTGACTTCCAAAGCTTTGGCCATATACTCGGCTCCGACACTGATGCCCATTGCGACGATCTTGTCAGGATTGACGATACTGTGTTCTTTTAAAAAAGAGAGAGCCGCAACAATATCCTCGACCCTTTTGGTTGGTGATTCCCAGGACATCGGAGCCTCTTGGTCATCATTATAAAAAGCATGATCGAGCACCATGCACACGACGCCTTCGTCGCTGATGGCCCGGGCTAACTTATCAGAGATTTGTGAAGCTCCACCGGTCATGGCCCCTTCGATTAAAAAGGCTGCCAGGGGTTCTTCGTGAGGATTGTTGTCAGGGATAAAGAGGCCGGCTTCCAGCAAGCGATCCTCTGCCTTGAAGGTGACTGAGACTTTCATAAAAACCTCCCTCTCCCACGATATTAAACCCGCAGCGCGAAGAGAGGTGTAAGTCCAATGTTGCCTTACAGGGATCAAGACTGATTCTGGACTATTGTTTATTTCAAGGCGGATTTTGCGCGGCGGTTTTCCAGCAGTCTTTTAACGATGAACTCGCGTAAAGTGTTAAGGCTGTTCGTCATGCGATCTGTTTCATCAAAGAACAGACCGTACCGATCTTGTTCGGCACGCATTTTTTCTAGCTCCACAAACGCCGCACGTAAATCAGGATACTCGTTATTGGGAATCTCTTGGCCACGTAACGCCCGGGACAGGTTATCCAAGGTGATTTCAATTTTGTCGGCAAAGCTTTTAAAAATCTTTTGCTGTTCAGAATCCAGCGTAAATGGAGAAGCTGATTCCAAAGCCACCAGGGCATGGGCAAAACGATTTCCTGCGGCCGTCACTCCCGCCAAGAATTCACGATCTACAGAAGTGGATCCCCTTTCCCGCAGATAACGATCTTGTGATGCCATGTAATTGGCACGAGCCACTCGAGACTGTTGACGAAGCTGATCGCGATCACTCTCACTTGCTGGAGCTTCTCCAATGCTTAATGTTGCAATCGAATGAAAGGAGCGACGATATGTTTCCAACATTTTTGCCACCACATCAGAGAGCTGCGTTTTCTCCCACGTCGGCCACAGCATATATGCAAACATCGCCAAGACTCCGCCCAGGCAAGTATTCACACCGCGGGCCCAAATCACATCTTTCGGCGGCACTCCGGTCATCGCGACCAAAATCACCACCAAGGCACTGACAGAAACCGCAAAGATCCCGTAATTGGCCTGCCCCACCCATCTCATCATAAATCCAAAGATCACCATCAATGCAATCGCCCAACAAGGACCTTCCGGCATGATGTGAAATAGAGCTGTCGCAAGCAACAAACCTAAAATAGTTCCACCGATACGAAGCAAACCGCGATTAAAGGTCGATGCATAATCAGATTTCAAAACGATTGCCACCGTCATCGGGACCCAGTAGCTGCGATCCACCGAAATCATGTTGCTGATGATCTCTCCCACAGCGATACAAATCGCCAAACGAAGAGCATGACGAAATCCTGGTGACTGAAAAGTAAAGTTGGCTCTTAAGGTTGCCCAGACTCCACGGAATCTAAATCTCCATGGGCGCGCATTTTCATTGCGTTGCGATTCAACCATCCCCGCTTCCGTGGTTCGGGTCGCAAGTTCAATGACCGCACGGGATTGTCCGATGATAGATTCCATTTGGCGAAGGGCATCGCTTAACACCGCTCGCATGAATACAGACTGATTGCTATAGTCATTATCGCGAACTTTTGCCGTATCCAGCTCGAGTGATTTTAAATTTTCACGAGCCTCTTGGATCTGTTCTTCATCACGAATGATGACCGATACCTTTTGCAGCAAACTTTTCTCGATGGATAAAAAGTCCGCGATGATCTCGATGGAGGGATTTCCGGGATTTTCCCTTTCAATGCGATTTTTCAATCGTCCTAAAGACAAAATGCCCAAGCGCAAACGCTCGCCTTGAGTGAGTAGCGAACGATAGCGACGACCTTCCGGTCTTGAATCCTGAGAGATCGCACCCAAGTTAATTTGCGTGTGAATACTCTGCGCACTGCCACCGGGAACTTCTTCCGGTTTAAATTGCAAATCACACAACGAAGAAAGATCGACAAAGAATGTAGCTAAAGCCCTGCGCTCGGGACGATACCGTCGAAATGGCCACAACATCAAAGCTAGCAGAGCTTGAATTCCCGCTCCCAAAAGTGCAAACAGACTTAAATGAAAGGCTTGCGCAGGGTCCATCGGATGCGCACCAAACACCACGAAGGTTGCGATGGCGACAGTTCCTAAATCGGCAAGGACCGTATCTAAAACAATCAAGTAACCTGACGCAAATGCCAGTAAGGTCACTAAGGCTAATGAAACTATAAAATTGCCTGCAGAAATGGAAGCCAAGAATACCAACAGCACCGTGACAAACGCGGCTCGCGCCATACGTTTTGCGCGGAAAGCATAAGCATCGGAGTTATCAGAAAAACACGCATTCAGTGCGCCAAGAACGACGATCATGCCGATAGTGTTGGAATTCAGCCACACTCCAACTAGCATCGACAGACCAATTGCGATGGCGCCACGCGCCGCAACCCAGATATCTAAGCGTGAACGATCGAAACTAAAAAGAGGGCCCCAAAAAGAGGATTTGGAAGGAATGAGTGCCATAGTCCCATGCTACTCCCTTAAGAGAGCGAGACAAGCTTCGACTTGACGGTTTTGAGATATTAAATGTGAATCCTATTTCTGACAAAGTTCGATAGAATGACCATCGGGATCCAAAATAATGGCCTTTTTCCCGTCAGGCATTTCAGTGGGATCTAAAATCAGCAAGCTGCCGGGCACTTTTGCTAAATCAGCGACCGTGTTTTCCAGCTCTGTAATTTGAAACCCCAATTGAAGACTGGGAACCTGAGCTTTCTGTGCGGTTGGCAAAGAATAAAGGGAGAACTCCACCCCATCGTGCAGAGCACGGTAAACTTCACTCCCCTTATCCACCCGCACCATTTGGAATTTAAAGCCGACACAGCGATAAAATTCCAGCATGTTCTGTAGCTGGCCAGTGTTAATTGTGATAGAAGAGATTACCAAACTCATTGTTCTATTATCAGAAGCGAGGACTCATGAAACAAGAGAAAATTTATCTTAAGGACTATAAAGCCCCAGCTTTTTCAGTGGAGTCCGTGCACCTCGACTTCATTTTGAATGAGGACTTTTGTCGAGTTATCGCAAAATCTAAAATCAAAACTCTTACGAATGGTGTTCCCCTTCAGCTAAATGGTGAAGAACTGAAACTTGTTAGCGTAAAGATCAACGACAAGGTTCTTTCTGCCAGCGAATACCAACTGACGGATGAAGAGATGATCATCGCTTCTGTTCCTGGTGAGTTCACGTTGGAAATCGAAACTCAGTTGGAACCTCAAAACAATACATCCCTTGAAGGTCTTTATAAATCCAACGGCATCTTCTGTACTCAGTGTGAGGCGCAAGGTTTCCGTAAGATCACTTGGTTCTTGGATCGTCCGGATGTGATGACGTCATACACGGTGACTATCGAAGCCGATAAAGCAAAATACCCAGTACTTCTTTCCAACGGCGACCGTATGAAAGTTGAAGACTTGGGCAATGGTCGTCACAAAGCTTACTGGCGTGATCCGCACAAAAAACCTTGTTACCTGTTTGCACTGGTTGCTGGTGACTTGGGAGTGATCCGCGACACCTTCACGACATCTTCTGGTCGCAAAGTGAATTTGGAAGTTTATGCTGCTCACGGAAAACAAGAACGTTGCTGGCATGCGCTTGAGTCTTTGCAAAAATCTATGAAATGGGACGAAGAAGTTTTCGGTCGCGAGTATGACCTGAACGAATACATGATCGTAGCCATTGACGATTTCAATGCGGGCGCGATGGAGAACAAAGGTTTGAACATCTTTAACTCCCGCCTGGTATTAGCTGACACCAACTCGGCAACGGACTCTGACTTCCACGCGATTGAATCCGTGGTGGCCCACGAATACTTCCATAACTGGACAGGAAACCGTGTGACTTTGCGTGACTGGTTCCAACTTTCTTTAAAAGAAGGTCTGACCGTTTTCCGCGATCAGGAATTCTCGGCTGATATGACAGACCGTGGAGTGCAACGTATCGAAGACGTTGATTCCTTGCGCGCCGGTCAGTTCGCTGAAGATGCGGGTCCGAATGCTCACCCCGTTCGTCCTGAATCCTGCATGGCTGTTGATAACTTCTTTACGATGACGATCTATGAAAAAGGCTCAGAGCTGATTCGTATGATGCAAACGATTGTGGGTCGTAAAGGCTTCCGCAAAGGTATGGATGAGTACTTCAAACGTCATGATGGCCAAGCTGTGACGACGGAAGATTTCGCAGCGGCGATTTCTGAACCGAACGGAAAAGACTTCACCCAGTTTAAACGTTGGTACAACCAATCGGGAACTCCTGTGGTCGCGATCCAAGAGCGCTTTGATGACAAGTCTGGTGAATACCATTTAACTCTTGAACAGTCCTGCCCGCCGACACCAAATCAACCGACGAAAGAGCCATTCCACATTCCATTGATGATGGGTCTTTTGGATAAATCAGGACAAGAGTTGGCTTTGAACTGCGACAAGATCGAGAAAAACTCTGACGGTCAGCACGTGATCGAACTTAAAAATCAAAAAGAAACTTATGTGTTCAAAGGTTTGAAAGAGCGCCCGGTTCTTTCCATCTTGCGTGAGTTTTCAGCTCCGGTGAACTTGAATTGGGAAGCGTCTGAAGAAGATCTTTATTTCTTAATGGAAAAAGACACGGACTCTTTCAACCGTCGCGAGATCACACAAAAACTTGCGATGCGTTTGATGTCTGATTTGATTAAGCAATCACGCCAAGGCAAAGAATTGAAAGTCGATGCCCGCTTCATCAATGCGATGAAGACCGTGATGAATGATCCAAACATGGATTCCGCTTTCAAAGCTAAAATGCTGCAGATGCCAAGCCTTGCTGTCTTGGCGCAAATGGAACCGGTGTTAGATCCCGTAGCATTCGATAAAGCTCGCACAACTTTGCGTCAAGAGATCGCGAAAGCTAACAAAGAAACGTTACTTGCGACTTACAACAAGTACCACGGTGTGGAAGCGAAAAGCCGCAGCACGAAAGTATTTGGTCAACGCCTGCTAAAAAACCAGGCTTTGCATTACTTAGCTGATTTACGTGAACCAGCCATTTACGAAATAGTGGCTAAACAATACTGGGAAGCGCAAAACATGACAGACCGTATGACGGCACTGATGATTTTGGCGGACTCAGAAAGCACACACCGTGAAAAGGTATTGGCGGATTTCCACACCAACTGGAAAGACGATTCTGTTGTGATCAATAAGTGGTTCACCGTTCAAGCCCTGGCTCACCGTCCACAGATTTTGGACGAGATCAAAGCTTTGACTAAGAATCCAACGTTTAACATCAACAATCCAAACAATGTGTACTCACTACTTCGCGCATTCACGACGAACCTTGTAAGCTTTAACAATGAAAAAGCTTACGAGTTCATCGCAGATAAGATCATCGAGATCGATCCAAAGAATCCGCAAGTGGCTGCGCGCTTGTGCTCGGCCTTCAACTTTGTTGGTAAGCTGGAACCACAATTGAAGGACCTGGCTATGAAACAAATCCGCCGCATGGTGGATGTCCCGGGACTATCAAAAAACTCCCGCGAACTTTTGCAGTCAGCATTGCAATAACCGAATGTTCATAGGAATAGAGCCGTAAACTGCATGTGTCCTGGTCTGAATCTTGATCTAACAAAGATCAGAATCAGGAAGGGACCATGCAAACGAAATTAACCACGGCTCTATTCACGACCGTGCAGAACATTTTGACAGCCTTTGCCCTATTGGCGCCACTGGCTGCTAATGCCCAAGGCCCTTCCTGTTCCAGTGTCTTTACTGGATCTGACGCCCCTCCGATTCGCCTTCAAATTGATGGTTCTTTTAGAAAAGCCCCGGGCGGCACATTTATGGCTTTTCGCTCAAATGCCCCTCACTATTGGAACTGGCTTCGCGAAAACAACGTCCCCATCATGAGTGCCCGCGGCATCGTCACGGGGGACCCCCACATCCTGAATTTCGGAGATGTGCAGTTGAAAGAGGGCGGCGCAAAATTCGGCTTGATTGATATCGATGATGCGGGTGTGAATGCGCCCCTGGCCGGCGACCTCTTACGCTATTATATCGGAAATCAAATCTCACCCTATAAAGTTGCATCCAAGGACTTATTCAAAGCCTACGTGGAAGGTCTTACAGGCAAGAAAATGAATAAGCCCCGCTATCTGGAGAAGGCCCGCGACAAAGCTGATCGTGATTTTAAAACTCTTCAAGAAAATCGAATTTCAAAACTAATTTCAGACAATACGTTTGCTCCCGACTCGGGACTAACTGCACTTGAAAACTTTCCTGCCGACGTGCGCACACTGTATGAGCAGTCACTGGAAGTTTTTAAAACCGAGATGACTGGATACAAAATTCTGGATGTGGGTTATCGCACGAAAGAGTCTGGCGGAAGTCAGTACCTGCCCCGCTTTAATTTCTTAGTTGAAAAGGGTAAAGAACGACATATCTGGGAATTCAAATTAGAAACCACTCCTGCGATCTCGCTGTTCGTGCGTCAGCCTGATGCTCAATCCAGATTCAATTATGTCGTTAACGTTTACCGTCCATCTGAGCCCCTGGGTCCTTATCGTTTTGTGCAAGCCGGAGAACACACCTTCTTGCTGCGCGAACGCATTTTCAAGTCCACTGATTTGGATCCGGCACTTATCGCCTCAGATAAAGATGTGAAAGACGGAAAAGAGATGTCGCTCTTTATCGCGAATCGCATGGGACTTGCCCACGGCTCGCAATCGAGTGCCACAACTTTGTTGTTTTACCTTGAGCAACCGGGCGCCTTTGAAAGCCTTAACGCCCTGGCGAATCAATACATCAACACACTAAAAAAATTGAATAACGATTAATTAAAGACTTGCTTGCAGGTGCCGCCGCCAAGGTACAAAGCTTTGCTGCCGATTTCGAATTGAAATTTGCCGCTGCTAAGTTCAGCTTCCGTAGCGTTAATCACGGTTGATTTTCTGAAGGCTGTCTTTCCTGATCTAACAGTGATCTTGAATTTTGCAGCACTTTCTTCCAAGTCGGCACCGCTCCACTCTTGTTTTAGATTTTTCACAGGAATTCTGTAGGTACCAACCTTGGTCAGCGTGAGCTTACCACCGCCTCGGCTCTCAGAGCCAAAATTAGCTGTGCCCAGGCCGTCCCACGCAAGCACTTCGCGTGCGAGAGTTCTTTTAAGTTCTTCGGCATTATTGATATTTCTTTTGTGCTCGGAAAGGTCTGCTTGCGATGACATTCCTGATTTCACCGCCATCGCTTCAACTTCGTGACGAATATAGGAATCAAGCTCTGCGATCTTTCGGTGATTCTCTCTGTGCTTCACCATGTTTTCATCAACCACAGGACTCTCCGGCACGACATCGATCGTGACCGTCACATCTGTCGTCTCTAAAGAGTTCAAACTTAAACGCAGTTCTCCGTTTTCAATACGCGCTTCCATCGCCGCAAAAGATACGTGGGGAATAGCCAAAACCAATAAAGCGCAAAGAAGCTTGTTCACAGAAAAACCCTCTCAAATGTTAATCAGTTCGAATACATTGCTTATAGAGCAAATGACCGGCCAACATTTGGAGGAATACTTGAGTCTTAGAACGAATAAGGGGTGTTTCCAAGAAACACCCCTGTCAAAGTTCCGTTAATTGTCAGTTTGGAAAAATAAAAAAGGACTACTTCAGACGGCAGTGGTGAAGGAATTCTTCACGTGTCTCAGGCAAGGTTTTAAAGTGCCCACGGACATCAGACGTCGCTGTCGTGCTGTCAGTATCTTCGATACCTCTCATCATTACGCAGTAGTGTTTGGCGTTGATGTGAACAGCCACGTGGTCCGTATCCAACACATATTGCAAGCAATCAGCAATCTGTTTCGTCAGACGTTCTTGTA contains these protein-coding regions:
- a CDS encoding VOC family protein; protein product: MSLVISSITINTGQLQNMLEFYRCVGFKFQMVRVDKGSEVYRALHDGVEFSLYSLPTAQKAQVPSLQLGFQITELENTVADLAKVPGSLLILDPTEMPDGKKAIILDPDGHSIELCQK
- a CDS encoding FUSC family protein; this translates as MALIPSKSSFWGPLFSFDRSRLDIWVAARGAIAIGLSMLVGVWLNSNTIGMIVVLGALNACFSDNSDAYAFRAKRMARAAFVTVLLVFLASISAGNFIVSLALVTLLAFASGYLIVLDTVLADLGTVAIATFVVFGAHPMDPAQAFHLSLFALLGAGIQALLALMLWPFRRYRPERRALATFFVDLSSLCDLQFKPEEVPGGSAQSIHTQINLGAISQDSRPEGRRYRSLLTQGERLRLGILSLGRLKNRIERENPGNPSIEIIADFLSIEKSLLQKVSVIIRDEEQIQEARENLKSLELDTAKVRDNDYSNQSVFMRAVLSDALRQMESIIGQSRAVIELATRTTEAGMVESQRNENARPWRFRFRGVWATLRANFTFQSPGFRHALRLAICIAVGEIISNMISVDRSYWVPMTVAIVLKSDYASTFNRGLLRIGGTILGLLLATALFHIMPEGPCWAIALMVIFGFMMRWVGQANYGIFAVSVSALVVILVAMTGVPPKDVIWARGVNTCLGGVLAMFAYMLWPTWEKTQLSDVVAKMLETYRRSFHSIATLSIGEAPASESDRDQLRQQSRVARANYMASQDRYLRERGSTSVDREFLAGVTAAGNRFAHALVALESASPFTLDSEQQKIFKSFADKIEITLDNLSRALRGQEIPNNEYPDLRAAFVELEKMRAEQDRYGLFFDETDRMTNSLNTLREFIVKRLLENRRAKSALK
- a CDS encoding DUF2252 family protein; protein product: MQTKLTTALFTTVQNILTAFALLAPLAANAQGPSCSSVFTGSDAPPIRLQIDGSFRKAPGGTFMAFRSNAPHYWNWLRENNVPIMSARGIVTGDPHILNFGDVQLKEGGAKFGLIDIDDAGVNAPLAGDLLRYYIGNQISPYKVASKDLFKAYVEGLTGKKMNKPRYLEKARDKADRDFKTLQENRISKLISDNTFAPDSGLTALENFPADVRTLYEQSLEVFKTEMTGYKILDVGYRTKESGGSQYLPRFNFLVEKGKERHIWEFKLETTPAISLFVRQPDAQSRFNYVVNVYRPSEPLGPYRFVQAGEHTFLLRERIFKSTDLDPALIASDKDVKDGKEMSLFIANRMGLAHGSQSSATTLLFYLEQPGAFESLNALANQYINTLKKLNND
- a CDS encoding S9 family peptidase, which gives rise to MKVSVTFKAEDRLLEAGLFIPDNNPHEEPLAAFLIEGAMTGGASQISDKLARAISDEGVVCMVLDHAFYNDDQEAPMSWESPTKRVEDIVAALSFLKEHSIVNPDKIVAMGISVGAEYMAKALEVTNLCRGFIVIHAKNEEVPDFNRRVEVPITQIANHAPEATAQDAVAWTQALFSLPQAVGSREFKLWDHIEE
- the pepN gene encoding aminopeptidase N; amino-acid sequence: MKQEKIYLKDYKAPAFSVESVHLDFILNEDFCRVIAKSKIKTLTNGVPLQLNGEELKLVSVKINDKVLSASEYQLTDEEMIIASVPGEFTLEIETQLEPQNNTSLEGLYKSNGIFCTQCEAQGFRKITWFLDRPDVMTSYTVTIEADKAKYPVLLSNGDRMKVEDLGNGRHKAYWRDPHKKPCYLFALVAGDLGVIRDTFTTSSGRKVNLEVYAAHGKQERCWHALESLQKSMKWDEEVFGREYDLNEYMIVAIDDFNAGAMENKGLNIFNSRLVLADTNSATDSDFHAIESVVAHEYFHNWTGNRVTLRDWFQLSLKEGLTVFRDQEFSADMTDRGVQRIEDVDSLRAGQFAEDAGPNAHPVRPESCMAVDNFFTMTIYEKGSELIRMMQTIVGRKGFRKGMDEYFKRHDGQAVTTEDFAAAISEPNGKDFTQFKRWYNQSGTPVVAIQERFDDKSGEYHLTLEQSCPPTPNQPTKEPFHIPLMMGLLDKSGQELALNCDKIEKNSDGQHVIELKNQKETYVFKGLKERPVLSILREFSAPVNLNWEASEEDLYFLMEKDTDSFNRREITQKLAMRLMSDLIKQSRQGKELKVDARFINAMKTVMNDPNMDSAFKAKMLQMPSLAVLAQMEPVLDPVAFDKARTTLRQEIAKANKETLLATYNKYHGVEAKSRSTKVFGQRLLKNQALHYLADLREPAIYEIVAKQYWEAQNMTDRMTALMILADSESTHREKVLADFHTNWKDDSVVINKWFTVQALAHRPQILDEIKALTKNPTFNINNPNNVYSLLRAFTTNLVSFNNEKAYEFIADKIIEIDPKNPQVAARLCSAFNFVGKLEPQLKDLAMKQIRRMVDVPGLSKNSRELLQSALQ